In Solanum stenotomum isolate F172 chromosome 6, ASM1918654v1, whole genome shotgun sequence, one DNA window encodes the following:
- the LOC125869077 gene encoding exocyst complex component EXO70B1-like: protein MEKSGTTPIYEEIDLNRFKNTVSTSHDDDDPSSQLPENVENFSKIIESRIAKCNSGETPTRLGKMTEEESFFLEAVMHLSKLTNVIAKSPSGSTLLSRTNIVLKRAMTFMEEELRTLLEDFGGNTNSKVDKKSQIEDYPWYPPEVVTRMNRIATTMISTGFETACCQVYSISRRNAFYEQMKMLEFEKINVDDVQKMSWDSLEGEITRWINVARNCSNTLFLAERRLGESVFSVSPMISQSLFNNLARSIVIQILDFAEAVSWTKRSAEKLFKYLDIYDTIRDLIHAISESLSINDCEHELKSEILATRDRFGDAAINIFNDLEISIKNDAARTPVPGGAVHPLTRYVMNYLKYACEYKDALEHIFKEHTATSPSKLKSSVDEAESESPHENVVAETTPLTVQLMTIMELLDANLEAKSNLYRDTSLRDIFLMNNGRYILQKAKGSTEVRQVMGDTWCRRRSTTVRQYHKNYQRETWGKLLQILNHDGMQVNGKVTKPIVKDRFKNFSTMLDEIHRAQSTWVVSDEQLRSELRVSISAVLIPAYRSFCGRFRQYLDNTKHADKYIKYQPEDIETLVEGLFDGNPTSMARRKT from the coding sequence ATGGAGAAGAGTGGCACTACTCCAATATATGAAGAAATTGATCTAAATCGATTTAAAAATACCGTTTCCACATCTcatgatgatgatgatcctTCCTCCCAACTCCCCGAAAATGTtgaaaatttttcaaaaatcattgAGTCCAGGATTGCGAAATGTAATTCTGGTGAAACTCCGACGAGATTGGGAAAGATGACTGAGGAAGAATCCTTTTTCCTTGAAGCCGTCATGCATTTATCAAAATTGACGAATGTAATCGCCAAATCTCCATCAGGATCAACGTTGTTAAGTCGAACTAATATTGTGTTGAAACGAGCCATGACTTTCATGGAGGAAGAATTGCGAACATTATTAGAAGATTTTGGAGGTAATACCAATTCAAAAGTTGATAAAAAATCACAAATCGAGGATTATCCATGGTATCCTCCAGAGGTTGTGACAAGAATGAATCGAATTGCCACAACCATGATCTCAACTGGATTTGAAACAGCTTGTTGTCAAGTGTATTCAATTTCACGAAGAAATGCATTTTATGAGCAAATGAAAATGCTCGAATTCGAGAAGATAAATGTAGATGATGTGCAGAAAATGTCTTGGGATTCTCTAGAAGGAGAGATCACTAGATGGATCAATGTTGCGAGGAACTGCTCGAATACTCTGTTCCTTGCAGAGAGGAGACTCGGAGAATCAGTTTTCTCCGTGTCTCCAATGATCTCTCAAAGCCTTTTTAACAATCTGGCGCGTTCCATTGTAATACAGATACTTGACTTTGCTGAGGCTGTCTCATGGACAAAACGCTCTGCCGAAAAGCTCTTCAAATATCTAGACATATACGATACAATTCGCGATCTCATTCATGCGATAAGTGAATCTCTCTCAATTAATGACTGTGAACACGAATTAAAGTCTGAGATCTTAGCTACAAGAGATAGATTCGGCGATGCTgccataaatatattcaatgaTCTTGAAATCTCCATCAAGAACGATGCGGCCAGAACACCGGTCCCTGGTGGTGCAGTGCACCCGCTCACACGTTACGTGATGAATTATCTAAAATACGCCTGTGAGTACAAAGACGCCCTAGAACACATTTTCAAGGAACATACCGCCACATCACCATCAAAGTTGAAATCATCTGTTGATGAAGCTGAGAGCGAAAGCCCACACGAAAATGTAGTAGCAGAGACAACACCGTTAACAGTACAGCTTATGACAATAATGGAGCTGTTGGATGCAAATCTAGAAGCCAAGTCAAACCTGTATAGAGACACTTCGTTGCGCGACATATTCTTGATGAATAACGGTAGGTACATCTTACAAAAAGCAAAAGGGTCTACAGAGGTCCGTCAAGTGATGGGAGACACGTGGTGTCGAAGAAGATCTACAACCGTGAGGCAATACCACAAGAATTACCAAAGAGAAACATGGGGAAAACTGCTACAAATACTAAATCATGATGGAATGCAAGTAAATGGGAAGGTGACAAAGCCAATAGTGAAAGACAGGTTCAAGAATTTCAGCACTATGCTAGATGAAATTCATCGTGCGCAGAGCACTTGGGTAGTGAGTGACGAGCAGCTTCGATCCGAGCTCAGAGTTTCTATATCAGCCGTGTTAATTCCGGCCTATAGATCCTTCTGTGGGAGATTTAGGCAGTATCTAGACAACACAAAACATGCAGACAAGTATATTAAGTATCAACCAGAAGATATTGAAACATTAGTTGAGGGCCTCTTTGACGGCAATCCTACCTCTATGGCACGGAGGAAGACGTAA